The Streptomyces sp. NBC_01439 genome contains the following window.
CGTGCTCGGGTGAGGCCCGGGGCCCAGAGCGCTCTGGGGGCTGCAGTACCCCCGGGCCGCCCCACCCCTACTTCCGCCCGTGTTGCCGGTGTCCGGCGTGACCCGGCTGCGTTGGGCAGGGCATGGAGATGGTGGAGCGGTTGCCGTTCGGGATGCGGACCGCGGTCGAGGTGACGTACGTCCGGTGCGCCCTGTGCGGGGCGTTCGGTGAGCTGGTCCTGGACTGCGGCCGGCTGGACCGGGCGCTGGCTCGCGCCCGAGATCACGTCCGCGAGGTGCACCCGGGCGCGGACATCCCCGAGGCGCTCCGGCTTGTGCCCGATGTCGCCTTCCCGCCGGCCGACTGCTACGACGTCGCCGAGTGGGTCGCGCAGTACGACACCCGGAACGTGCAGCGGACCCGCGGCCCGAGATAGCGCCGAGGCACCCCACGTCCGTGGCGGGATGCTGCTCCGCGGGGTGGCTGTCAGGCCTGGCCGGGGTGAGCCAGTCGTTCGTCCCCGTCGCCCTCGTCCGTTGTGGTCTCATCGTCGATCAGGCCGTAGGGAGGCCGTTCCTCGCTGCGGCTGTACCGTACGACGACGTTGTCCTCCACGAGTCGCGGCGGGCTGTTGTCGACGATGATCACCTGCGCCCCGGAGCCCTGTTCCGCCAGCCAGCTGGTCAGGTGGCGGTAGAAGTCGTCGATGGCGATCGCGTCGGCGATCGCCGCGTCCCGGGTGCCGCCGTGGCCGAGGTTCTTCTGCGGGCTGTCGATCATGAGGAAGCCGGGGTGGGCGGCCGAGGATTCGACGGCCACCTCGAAGACGGCGAGCTGCCAGGCCAGGGTCAGGAGCGTCCGGGCGCCGGATGAGGCCTCGCGGTAGGAGTCGCCGCGCACGTACGGGACGAGGTTCGTGTCGATCATGGGCTGGCTGAGCTTCGGATAGCGCCACTGCCGCAGCAGCTCGCTGTACCGGACGCTGATGCGGCCGACAACCAGGTCACGGTCCTGCGCGGCATCACCCAGCCGGTCGAGTTCCTCCCGCAGGCGGGCGATCTGCGTCTCGTGCCGTTCCACCAGCGCGGCCCGCTTCTCCAGCCCGCCCTGGAGCCTGGCTGCGCTCTCGGCGTGCTGAAGGTGACGCAGGAGGTCCTCGCGCCGGCGCTGGAGGTCGTCACGAGCGGCGAGGAACGGGGTGACCCTGGGCCTCGTCGCCTGGTCGACTGCGGCGGCGGCCTGCTCCTCGGCGAGTTCGGCGTCCTCCGCCCGGAGCTTCAGGGCCGCGAGGGAGCTGTCGAGGCCTTCGACGTAGTCGGTGATCTCCTTCAGACGGGCTTTGGTGGCCCTGATCTCGGAAGCGACGTTCAGCCGCCCCTCATCCTGCGAGCGCTCAGCGTCGGAGGTACCGAGCGTCAGGTGCCCGTCGTCGCCGGGCAGCTCGTGGCTGCACAGGCCGCAGACCCCGTTCTCCACCGAGGGGGGAGAAGGAAGCCTGTGCAGGCAGGCAGGACAGGTCGTGACGCTCAAGGGGTCGAACAGGCGCTGCGCCTCGGCCAGCATGTTGAGCTTGACGAGGTCATCCGCGTACTGCGCCCGCAGCGGCATCATGCGGGCGAGCTGTGTCTCGCAGTCGCGTACGGCGCCAGCAGCACGTCGGGCGCGCTGAGCGGCTTGCTGGTGCTCGCGGCGCAAACGCTTGGGGAAGACGGCGTCGGCTTGCCCGTTCTCGTCCAGGGACCGGAGTTGTGCGTTCAGCTCCAGCAGTTCGTTCTCGTAGGTCTGGGTCGTGAGCGCGTCGCCCACGGGAAGGTCTTGTTCTTCGACGAAGGCGCGGGCCGCGGCGAGTTCAGAACGCGCCTGGGTCAGCCGGCTGCCCAGCTCCTTGATGCGTTGGCCAAGCTCGACGGCACGGTCGTCGTGGACGCCGAAGACGACGTCGACGACCTGCTTCAGCTTGTGCTTCTTCATGAACTCGTTCTCGGAGAGGAAGTTCATGGAGGCGATGCGCTCGTTCGGCAGGAACGCCAGCGCCATGAGGTCCCGGAAGCTCAGGGGATCGGTGCGGGACTCACGGTTCGTCGGGGCCTCCCGCAGCTGGACGCCTTCGAGTTTGCAGTGACCCAGCAGCAGCGCGGAGAGGCTCTCGGGCGAGCCCGCCGGCTCGATGAGCCTGCTCTCAGGCTTGGCCGGCGCCGGCTGGTCCAGCGTCCCCTGGCGCACGTAGGCGGCCTTCGACGGTTCCCCGACAGCCCGCTCGATCACGTACGGTTCGCCGGACAGCTCCACCTCCAGAAGGCAGGAGCGGACCTTCCGCAGCACCTCCGGATGCCGCGGATGACGCTTCGCACCCAGGCCGTAGGCAACGAACTCCAACACCGCGGTCTTACCGGAGCTGAACGCCCC
Protein-coding sequences here:
- a CDS encoding DNA recombination protein RecN; amino-acid sequence: MQPLPGIRIRRLRLAGVSRTYDVDFTHEQRVRGLSVVAGAFSSGKTAVLEFVAYGLGAKRHPRHPEVLRKVRSCLLEVELSGEPYVIERAVGEPSKAAYVRQGTLDQPAPAKPESRLIEPAGSPESLSALLLGHCKLEGVQLREAPTNRESRTDPLSFRDLMALAFLPNERIASMNFLSENEFMKKHKLKQVVDVVFGVHDDRAVELGQRIKELGSRLTQARSELAAARAFVEEQDLPVGDALTTQTYENELLELNAQLRSLDENGQADAVFPKRLRREHQQAAQRARRAAGAVRDCETQLARMMPLRAQYADDLVKLNMLAEAQRLFDPLSVTTCPACLHRLPSPPSVENGVCGLCSHELPGDDGHLTLGTSDAERSQDEGRLNVASEIRATKARLKEITDYVEGLDSSLAALKLRAEDAELAEEQAAAAVDQATRPRVTPFLAARDDLQRRREDLLRHLQHAESAARLQGGLEKRAALVERHETQIARLREELDRLGDAAQDRDLVVGRISVRYSELLRQWRYPKLSQPMIDTNLVPYVRGDSYREASSGARTLLTLAWQLAVFEVAVESSAAHPGFLMIDSPQKNLGHGGTRDAAIADAIAIDDFYRHLTSWLAEQGSGAQVIIVDNSPPRLVEDNVVVRYSRSEERPPYGLIDDETTTDEGDGDERLAHPGQA